One part of the Microvirga sp. TS319 genome encodes these proteins:
- a CDS encoding quinoprotein relay system zinc metallohydrolase 2, giving the protein MLPQTALFGSRIGNAMGAEAVPDSCRCGPEGPRVAPGRIACLYALVLSVGAVASSGPSAEEANPFPVTEIAAGVFVYEAPIALADANNLGAIANLGFVIGEDGVAVIDTGGSLAAGQRLLAAIRERTDLPIRYVVNTHVHPDHVLGNAAFEGSGVTFVGHRNLPQALADRAKTYLAANSALIGAAFAGTSIVPPTRLAEDVVEIDLGRRKLRVEAWRTAHTNTDVTVLDEATSTWFLGDLLFIGHVPALDGSLAGWIRTLNELRARPVARVVPGHGPSAAPWPAAADLTQHYLAALQADVRTSIRQGHTIGEVARQAAQRDAGPWLLFNQFNARNAVTAFHELEWE; this is encoded by the coding sequence TGGGGGCAGAAGCCGTACCCGATTCCTGCCGATGCGGCCCCGAGGGGCCGCGGGTCGCGCCCGGGCGCATCGCCTGTCTCTATGCTCTTGTCCTGAGCGTGGGAGCCGTCGCTTCGTCCGGACCATCTGCCGAAGAGGCAAACCCGTTTCCCGTCACGGAAATCGCAGCTGGCGTCTTCGTTTACGAGGCGCCCATCGCTCTCGCGGACGCGAACAATCTCGGCGCGATCGCCAACCTTGGATTCGTGATCGGCGAGGACGGAGTTGCCGTCATCGACACCGGCGGGAGCTTGGCCGCGGGACAAAGGCTCCTTGCTGCGATCCGGGAGCGGACCGACCTCCCGATCCGATATGTCGTCAACACTCATGTGCATCCGGACCATGTCCTGGGCAACGCGGCGTTCGAAGGCAGCGGAGTGACGTTCGTGGGGCACCGCAACCTTCCCCAGGCTCTCGCCGACCGCGCAAAGACCTATCTGGCGGCCAACAGCGCGTTGATCGGCGCGGCGTTTGCGGGAACCTCCATCGTTCCACCGACGCGGCTCGCCGAGGACGTCGTGGAGATTGATCTCGGTCGTCGAAAGCTTCGGGTCGAGGCCTGGCGCACGGCTCACACCAACACCGACGTCACGGTCCTCGACGAGGCGACGAGCACATGGTTCCTTGGCGATCTGCTCTTCATCGGCCATGTTCCGGCCTTGGACGGCAGTTTGGCGGGATGGATCCGCACGTTGAACGAACTGCGAGCCCGCCCCGTCGCGCGGGTCGTGCCCGGACATGGTCCCTCGGCCGCCCCATGGCCGGCTGCCGCGGACCTCACACAACACTATCTCGCGGCCCTCCAGGCCGATGTACGGACGTCGATCCGTCAGGGCCACACGATCGGAGAGGTCGCCCGACAGGCTGCCCAACGTGACGCAGGCCCATGGTTGCTGTTCAATCAGTTCAATGCTCGCAATGCGGTCACCGCGTTCCATGAGCTCGAGTGGGAGTGA